The Scophthalmus maximus strain ysfricsl-2021 chromosome 14, ASM2237912v1, whole genome shotgun sequence region TGCCCAAGTGGTTACCTGAAGCGGATTAAACATTACCACGCCTGCCGATGCGCTCGGCCCCGTGAGGTCAGCTGATGTTTAACTGCAGCCGACGGGAGCACGGTATGCAGGTGTGGCTTGAATAAGAGGCGGAGACACTTGACTAACTGTTTGCTGTTGCCAACTCCCAACCCACATAGGTGAGAGAGGCGTGCTGTGCTTTTCTTTACAGCCCCGGAAGATAGCAGATACGTCTGCGCAGCGAGAATTCAGTGTGCTTGTTACTCACATTAGGATATAAACGTACCCATACAAGAGCTTTTGTGTGATTATACCTATCTTTATTGTGAAAGCAAATGCTTAAAGGATTctgagcatgtttttttgttgagagaaaaatgacaagctgtttttcttttcttctttgagaAGCTGCATTTGACAGATGCTAAATTTCAACTTGAAATACTTGTGGTTTCAAAGTTCAGGGcatttcttttcccttcacGACCGcaatcacacactgacctgcaAAGAGACCATGTCGGGTCGGAACTGCCGCCTGATGCCGAGGTCATACATCAGGAACTTCAACATGTCGAAGGCCTGTTCTTCGctcatgtgcagcagcagcactccgGCCACAAAGCTGATACCCTGGCAGTAGCCGACCTGTGTGGCACAACGGGGGGGGAAGAGAACACACTATGTAGCAACAATGTCATAACAGTGATTTACtatgggggggggaggagacagGTTTACTGTATGTACCTCTGTATCCAGCAGAGAGTAGGCCTTCAGGAGGTTGTAAAGGGAAAGCTGCCCCGCGCCCAGCTGGGCTGAGAAGTACTGGTGGGTGGGGAAGGTCCTGCCTGCGGGAGACAGATGATGTTAAGTAAGTTTCTGTGAGATTGCCACATGACAACAAGAGGCCTAAATgtctaaaatgtcaaatgtatacTCCATGAGATTCGGGacccgtttttaaaaaaaaaaaaaatcccgtgCTCACCCAGATCCACCAGAATAGCGTGCTGCTGTGCAGTGAGCTGCTTCAGCAGGTCATGGTAGGCGGTGTCCGGGGCATGATGGCGCTGGGGCAGCCTGTGACGCAGCCGGTGCTGGTGGGACAGGAGCAGCCAGACCTCCCCACGCCTGCTCTTGGGAACACCTGCACACAGATATGAAGGTTTGCATGAGCTGCGTTCAGACATGCACCGTGacgtccagacattttcctgagctttTTCCGAAGGGGTTGTACGGGAGAACACAAAGGtggtgtgtgcacacgtgtgtgtgtgtgtgtcgctctaTCAGCAACCATGTATTCATTACCCATTTCTCTCATATTtctacacacacgcgcgcacacacacacgcgcgcgcacacacacacacacacgcgcacacacacgcgcactcacacacatgcgcacacacacgcgcacacacacgcgcacacacacgcgcacactcacacacacacacacacacacacacacacacacacacacacacacacacacacacacacacacacacacacacacacacacacacacacacacacacacacacacacacacacacacacacacacacacacacacacacacacacacacacacacatctttcacCTTGGCAGAGAGCGCGATACATCTCCTCCTTGTCTTGTGGGACCGTCGTTCGGCCCGGGGCCGTCAGCTTTCTCTCCCAGAATGCCTGCTCGTCTTTGGAGCACTGGCCCACTTCCTGGTAGTTCAACTTCATCTTGCGGATGTGCAGCTCATCTCTGCTCGCTGCAACACAGTCAAGCCACAGAAGAGGGGAGATGAAACGGATGAGATGAACACAtggcatttctttttccccgcttttgatgaaaaacagaatgCTGATTAAATGACATTCAATGTGGGAGCAACGTCTTTTGCCACCGGTTGCCATGGAAAGCCGACCACATAAACGCGAGCCACAATACCCACATTAACAATAAAAATCCATCTCCATTATGCTGTCACAGTCATGGAGAAGCGACATCAAGGTAGTGGGAggacaaaagaagcaaaaagcaCATAAAATATGATTGTCCCtgaacatgcaaacaaaaaccaacaccCACAGTCATGCAAACCATTTGACTAGATCCCAATAGTTCCTTTTTAAATCGCTTACCTTCTATTGAAAAGGGTTATTCACAGTTAGGTCCTCAGACCAGCAATGGCGTCATAGACAAAGTCAcaaacaaagggaaagagatGTGTTGGTATAGAGAATCATAAagtctccttcttttctctttgagCAAGACGTTAATGTTTACTGCTGCTTTCTTTGTTCATCATTTACAAGGTGGAGTTTATTTCATGccactttatttttaaaagattccATAATAAAGTAGACAATTAACTGCCCCAAATGGCCTCTAGCTTCTactgagaggaaaaacaggagAGGGGCCATTACTAACCTGGTCCATTAGAGGGCAGTATTTTGGCAAACAGCTACTGTGAATCCTGTTATTTTACTGAACTCTGACCTAATAGTGCAgtcgctgttgtttttcctaTAAAGACGAAATGAATTTCATGCACTTGGCAGCATTCACAGAATCGAAAAGGTTTAAGGGTCGGCAACTCTGCACTTCAGTTAGGAGCAACAAGACTTTAAGTGTTAGCGCGTGTTGTGATGCCTGACTGTGAAACTCCAATGACAGTAATACATATCTTCATAGGCAGATTAATCTCAACAATACGGCCCAGTGTGAGCCCGTCTCAACAGGCACGGCCGCATGACGGATCATTAATACCACCAGTGTGCTGCAGAGAAGCGAATGCACCGAACATCAAAGGATAATCTAATCGCAACGAGACGACAAGGCATCGTGcccttcctgtttgtctctcatGTGACCAAAGTCAGAAAATGTTCCAGGGGTGATCGTCATCGTTTATGCGCACAGCGGTGACTCATGCTCACCCTCCAGTCTCTGGTTCTCTTTCTCCATGCGCAGCAGAAGGATCTGCTGGCGGATGGCAGTCTTCCACAGGGCCCGGTAGTCGGCCGCGGTCTTGTTGGGCCTCTCCCCGGTCGGGGGGTCGCCCGTCGACGGCAGCGGCAGGCGCCCCAAGGGGTCCAGACTGGAGTCCAAGTGGCGAGGGGAGAGAGGCAACAGCTCCCTGTGATCTAAAGCGCGACACACCCAAAGAACATCAACAGAGAGCACACgtggaaaacatattttgaacTCTGACTTGTGAAATATGAAAGCGCTCGTCTTCAATAATGAGTCCACAGAGAATAAGGACCCACCCCTCCAAGAACGCAGAGCTTTTTAGCCTCTTCTAGCCTATTGTTTTGGCTTAATCTACCActcttctgcagcagcaggaaaagtaAAACCTTATCAGCATCAAACAACACACTCATTTCAAAACTAGCTATAGAACTAGATATTATTGACAGAAGTTGGTGGAGACAAAACTCGGGTTGAAAAAGAAAGTACAACTTGAAATCAATTTTACCTCTTGGGTTCAAATGTGGACATATTACCGTTAGTGTAAAGCTCAGTGgactcagtgtgtttttctcacgAGGATGGCGTTTGAAAGTGCgtctttcatttcttcccttactgcttctttttttttcaccaaatcAAGCGCTCCCCCTGCCTCGTACTCATCCTCTATGCACTTGTGGATTATTCAGAGCTTACTCATCGTGCATCGTGTTGCGTCTCGCCTGAAACCTGCCAGAAGGGTTTTGTGTTACCGGACCTGGGTGCTGCATGGATGCGGACGGCTTGTTCATGGGCGAAGCAACACTCAGGAAGATCTTCTGTCGCCAGGAGACCCTGCGTGGGGTCGGCGGGAGACCCGCGCTCACTGAGTCACTGCTGCAGCCGGACAGGGTCCTCTTCCTGCCCTCCCCATTGCTACGAGAGAAGACGGCAGCGTCAGGTGTCGTctaacatcaacacacacacacgcacacacacacacttaatctcTGACACAGGACACCTTGTACAGGCTTCTCATCTCAGCTTCCCCCAAGCAGATGAGAAACTGTCCAGAAGAATATTTAAACATactgatgaaaaaacacaagtgcCAGGTATTTTCTGATTCCCAAATATCCATGTTAATGAAGCGGCAGTTCATGATTAGTATGtgatacaacaacaaacatcGGCAACACAGACAGCCACAGCTGAGCCACATGCAGGCCTGCTTTTTTTTCCGACTCCGGGAAAAgaagtagcttttttttttttagtagagAAGACAACTTGGTCAACAAGTTATTAGGGTTGCTGGTATCACTTTTGTTTCCTATATATTGAGTCAAAATGTgcagattaaaaatatataatataatatatattatatccagctccagcccccccgcgaccctaAAAttgataaagcggtagacgatggatggatggatggatttgatGTATTATGTATTTGAACAAATATGCTGGCCGCCGATCTGGTTCATCTTAAAGATAACAATTAACAATTTTGGTTAATTcaaagcaaatacaaatacaaaattaaaaaaaacctaatctGTTTGATGTTAAGATAAGATCTAATGTACTGAAGCAATTCAGCAATTATGTTCTTCTTCCATTTACGAAACAATGTTTTCGTGTCACTCGCTGAGGTTCAGctgatagatacagtagataataAGCCTGCTCAGCACGCATGTCCCCGTCTGATCATGTGGCCgatgaaaaacaggaagtgacctcgCTCTGAGACAAATGTCACCGAGACAACAATGTTTCTGCAAAATCTTTTTCCGGCTCCACACATTTAACACTGCAGCGTTAACAGATTTAAATCCCGCACTTGACATCCAGCATTAGCTCTTATTCTCTTTTCCTGTCAGTCACTGAAACAAATCGCTGGACTCAAATTAATgtgcaacagagagaaaaaaacctcgGCTGTGAACATCGTTGACATATTCGGATTTAAACAACTTGTCTTTTACACCTGCTGGAAAAGCATTTCAAGACATTTTTGCTGCATAATCAATGCAAATGCTGAGGATACTGGACTTTTTGTCACGTGTAAGTGACATTTGACAGCGGTCGACTTCCCATGCGTCTGATTCATTTTGGAAATGTTAACCTTTACTTTCTGCCATCCGGACATATAGACCCTGTCACAGGAGCACAAGGAAACCTCAGACACACCGAtgtgtgtcatttaaaaaaatgaattaaaaaaacacactacaTTAGGTGGTTGATTATTGCAGCTGCATATTGACGGCAACATTTCAAGATAAATACATCACTGACGTGAATCAGCATGATGCTTGGTTGAGCAGCTCTAAGGAACAGCGGATACCACTGGTCAGAGAAAAAGTGATGGCAAAAGTGTGAAATGTAGGTAATAGAGAATATGAATCcagattaaatattgttttggcGTGCATGAAAAAGAGCACATGCAAATGCAACAGGAGAGTGGTTTATCAGCATCCCCTTCTACTTctgagagaagagggaagagggggggaatCAAGACCCAGCTGGAAAGTATTTTTACGAATAAAAAGTTGCTGTGCATAGACAGGAAGAGAGTACGAAGTTCtacagggacaaaaaaaaaagaaaaagacgggGTGTTAAAAGGTTTGACAGCCAACATTCCAGCGACGGATAGTTCGTCCCTCCCACCCATCTTATCCCCTTTTGTCAAGTTGCTGGCCAGTGCATTTGGGTCTAAGCAGGGGGGTTCTGAGCAACCCCCTCTCACCTCTTGAGGCTCCCACTGTCTGCCAGGGAGCTCAGGGAGCCCAGGGAGCCCAGGGAGCCCTGGTAAATGCTTTTCAGGAAAGTGGGggcggagaaggaggaggggaggccgAAGGAGGATTCGCTCTCCGAAACGCTGCGCGTTCTCGAGACGGCCACGGGCCTGGGCGAGCCGAACATGAAAATgcccacaaaatgaaaaaaacaaacattaacacaaaggGAAAAGGCACTTCTGGTCGGAGCACAGGAATTCATGAGGGATCAAAACAGAGGCAGGAAACTTGTGATGCTTTTGTTCAAGGATAGCGGagcaggaggtgaagggacTGATCAGAGTGCTGCGGACGCATTACAATGTCCGTGAGAACACAGAAGCTCAGCCTCGTGGAAAGAACGTACCCTCGTACAATTCACTCGGCAAAACATCAGCTCCTGCAGCGTAACTCACAGAGATGCATACTCTGCCTTGCAATGCAGTGACTGGTGGGTAAAGCGTGCGTTACCTGCTCTGCAGCAGTTCCGGCGTGACCGACTGCTGCCTGCGCAGCGGGGCGTGTTTGCCCTGGCAGGCGGGCTGCCCCTCGAAGGAAATGCGCTTCTTCACAGGTGGATGGCTGAAGGTGTGGGCGCGCCGACGGAACTGCAGGCCGCCTTCCGGGTCATCGTCGGGGAACGCGGGAGGGGAGCCTGGAGGCGAGTGACCGGGAGACTCCTCATCCTgctggggagggggaaaaatcgTGACGgggagaaattacattttttcaccagATTGTGACTGCAAAGCTGAGTGGCAGGGTGAAACTGTGACACTATACACACAGCCAATACAAATTCCACGAAGataagaaaactgaaaataggATTCAGATTCAAAATCAGTGTTTGAAATACAAACCACGCGGGGCACGTCATTCTATTTCCGAGGCACGGCCCCGAGCAGGACAACACACTCAAGTTGCAGGTCTGCACTCACCTAACCAGTGAAGCCCCACGGCAAGACTCATTCCAGGTTTTAACTTTCCACTCGACACTCTCACACTGTTGCCTCATGTCATGCCCACAGCAAGGACGACTCCCACACGTACTATTGTATTCTAATGGACGGCGTCCCGTGACTCACGGCATCACACGCCATTGGGTAAGGGAGGATCTCGGCGACTCAACTCCACACGAAAAAAACCTTCCAATCTCCTCCCATCGCGCTTTCAGAGACCTCCCTTCTCCAAGAGACCACATGACGGGGGACATTGGAGCTGCTTCTTTCAGAGTGCATAGAgacgtttgtttttgtttttttcaaacctgcGAGGACTGAACGCAAGGTCACTGCTAATCACGTTgaagggttgttgttttttttacattttaggaaGCTACGATAAGATGAAGTGGCCTCGGACGAGACACTCGTGCAGCGCGCCGTGTCCtatgacgaggaagaggaagccaGGACGGGCACGGCTCAGCAGACGCAGAACTGGACATCCTGACTTGAATTTCCTGCCTGCCAGGCCATCGGCATCCTGACACAATCCCCAGGCGGCGATTTTACTCGCAAACAACATTCAGATTGAAGGGGGGGGGAGCACAGGTGAGCCTTGAAGGGGAAGACGCAGGACTcttttacacaaacaatatgTAATAATAGTTGATTCTGCATAGAAACGGCGAAAGTGAAAGATGCACAGGCCGCTTTTGAAACTAACACTATTCCCTCTAGGAgggttgttgtgtgtcaggGCGATGGGGACTGATTGACTGGACTTTCTGTGCAGCCAGGATTGGTGCATTTGGTGAAAGAGGGAGCTGTAGCAGcctgataaaaagaaaaatccccccTCACTTGAAGCTGCCACTTTGAAGACCGATTGGGAATTGTTTCCCCTCCGTCTGCGCTTCACACTTTCAATCCATTTGACGCGACGCGACTGATGCACACGGCAAAGTTAAAGTCCCATGTGACAGCTGGGAGGCTCCGATtcatgtctgcgtgtgtttgacATCACACATCCTTACAGGGAAACTCCACCGACTCTACACAACAAAGGCTGTTTGCAATGTCTTGGGTAGTACGGCACTCCTGCAATCAATATAAATATCACTGTGGCCTCAGCGGGAGCTGTGTGAGGTCTTATCACTTTCGTCAGTCGGAGCTGAAAACTAcaagtctgaaaataaaaaaaaatgtggagttTACCAGACCTTCTTCAGCCTGCACATCATATCTGATTAACCTCACATGCCCGGATCAATGAAGAGTcagagttgcattgtgggtaatgtaagTGCAGCGTTTGGCTCAGAAAGaaaactatatataaatatatatctgttcTGCTGCGTCCggtttgatctttttttctttcaaaccaTCCACCGTGAGTCTGACGAtgttgtgaaagtgaaatgCAAAATGGGCGCAGTACCCTCGAACCCCCTCATGCCTGACAGGGGGAGTCGGAGGGACGACATCACACCCTCACTGCACATTCTGCACAGCAGTGACACGGTGGAGCCCAACAAACGCAAATGGTTCACTGACAGTCCAGCAagcaccctccctccctccctccctccctccctccctccctccctcactcactcactcactcactcactcactcactcactgcgCCGCAGCTTCATCACAACAACTATGTGGGAATAAATCAGTGTCAGAATCAAGCGTCCGTGTGAGGAGACCCCTGCGGGCAGCCTCCGACTGCTGACATTGATGAAAGTTTTGAATGTGACAGCCGGAATGTAACACGCTTTTTAAAAGCCGCCGAGGAAAAAGGTGAGAATTCCCAGAGAATCCTGCTGAACGGGGGCCCCTCGAAAACTTCTCTCGGTCCCCGTCAACCGCACTTACTCTGTCAAAGCTGCCGATGCTTCCCATGCTTCCCAGGCGGCCTCGCATTCGGCTGGCGCCCTGGTGACAGAGGAGATGGTACAACATGAAAACACGCTCCGGAGATGCAAATGGGTAAATAAAAGCATAAATGTATCCTTGACAAAAAGAATAGTTGCCGTTAGCGAAACAACGAgaagatctttaaaaaaaaggacacaaacaccCCGACTCGATAAGATTAACGCTGGAAGTGTCCGAGACAATGACAGATGGCAGCAGAGGTCACGGGCCGCCGCCTGGATTCTTCCACTAAGGAATCACTCTTGCCGTCTCACTCGCTGGCAGATATGAGTCAAATCCAAACCCCCCGGTTGACAatgacacagaaacaacaaccgACACAAAGGGCCGAGACGCGTGAAGGTACGCGGCGAGGTAACTGTATTCTCTCTGGGGGTGAAGACATAAGAGTCCGCCACCGAGACGGGGACGAGcttagagaaagaaagaaagtgtgaagatggcggagagaaaagggacaggttttgtttttttttaattctccctGCTCGGACCTACCCTCGCGAAGATGTTCTCCAGAGAGCTGGTGAGGGAGGTGCGCGCTTTATTCTTGAGGATGTCAAGTTTGAACCGACTGCTGGAGGCTGCGCCGTCGCCTGCTGCTGAGCTGTTTGCTGCATTCTGTCAGGAGACaacaaaggacagagagagagaagaaaaatcatcCCATTAATAATGTGTGAACTCAATAACAGTCTTAGTGTAGCAGACCACATGGTCCAGGCTGCTGGAAATAGCCTATggctgttgggggggggggggggggtttgcaatGTGAGTGATAATATTTAACATACAGTCCCTCAGGCCAGATCATGCTAATGTAATAACCCGCCAGACTTTGATATTTTGTCATGTTCTTTTTCCTTTACCAACTTATGGAATGCAATTCAATTCATAGGCGGCTCGTGTCTTTCCCGGGAACATTAGGCATCCAGTTTGTGAAGTGTTTTTCACTTTACATTTTACGACGGCAACAGGAAGCTGAAATATTGTGCAGACATGAGAAGGAACTAAAATTTGAAATGAGACACAATAAATTCTTTTCCATGATGCATAAACTCTAGAACATTTTGCTTTtctacaacataaaaacaacaaaactcttcacactgaaacatttgatttacaGGACAAGTTGTGTTTCTATTCTTTAGTAAAGTAAAGTACAACCTCAGATATTTATTCTAAAACTGAGGATACAGGAATGGAATTCCTGCTGCAAattgttttagtttcatttatttaattttttcctcgTCTACGGGAAACGCTTTCACCTGAGGGGCTTCTCCAATGTGAAGGTGGGACTTCTGTTTGGTTTCACAGAGCTGTCGCACGTGGAGAATCACCAGCTCATTCTCTTCTTGGTCGGACACAGGCTTCAACCTCTGTGGACAATGGACGCACAATCCCgagatgtgaaaaaaaggagaccAGTCACCAAAAAGCGATTTAATATTTCACTAGATtttcaggaggagaaaaaaaaagggagcttTCTCTGAGCAGATCCAGAACCTTACCTGAACTCGTTCAAAAATCTCTGCCTGCTCATTGTCCGTCAGCTGGGACAGATATTTTTGGATGGCTAACTTTGCTCTGGGTGGGTAGAGACCTAGAAACAGGAGAGGGAATAAGACACTCTCTAATTTCCCTTTTGCCCTCTGAGAAAAGGGGCCGCGCATCAATATATTCATGAGTAAAGGGAAAGTGTTGGGCGCGTAGCCGGAGTTCATGCGGCCTACCTTCAATCCGCTCGCAGAGCTTGTGCAAGTCATGCATGGGGCAGGCTTCACACAGCTGGATCGGGGTTTTGTTGCTCTGCAGGGTCGCTGCTGTGCTGAAGGCCTGCTTCAGGGTCAGCATCACCTCGTCCACCTGacgcgcacacagacaaacgGGGGGAACGAGacgagcacgcacacacacaagatgatTAGCggagattaaaataaaaaatattgggGCAcgagaaattattattatatttaattttttttttgcgcgaCTCACCAGGGACTCACTGGCACACTGGAAAACGTAGCAGACGTACTGGCGGGGGCCCGACTCGGCCTGGTCCCTACAGATGAATCCCAAATGGTCGGTCTGCTTGATACCCTGTGTCAAGGtcaagacaaacaggaaaccagAATAAATGTCAGAAGAGGGGCGGACGTGCTCGGTTAATAGAATGACAACACTCCCACTAGACTCTACATCATGTCCATCTAAAGGAACGGGACTGCATCAGGCAGTAATCCATCACTGATAAAACATGTTGTTCGCCAGTTGCCATATTAAGCCCTCGAAGGCACTGATGCATTAGATGTCCCGAAAAGAGACCGAGCTTGTTCTCTGACTAGAACTGCAGCCGAGtcagacaagaaaagaaaaaaaagcctttcagtGTAAAAATAAACCCACCTGACAGCAGGACGAGATATCTTTGAAGTTCTTCTCCAGCACCACTGTTTTGCTGTCTGGACTTATGAGGTTTACTTCGAAACGTCCCACCTGTGGTCAGACAGATTCATGCAAGCacttacacaacaacaacaacaacaacaacaacaacaacgaggacgacgaggacgaggacgaggagctcTTCATACTGCTTCCACATCACGGATATAACTTTAGGCAACGAGTGTATCAGTGTCAAGTATCCCACGACTATTCTGAGACTCGTTCAGTGACAGACATGAACTCACACgcgctgaaaaaagaaaagaaatcaaggtCAACAAGTCTGCATCAATGATTTTTTCCCATAATTGACTGCTGCGTAGTGTGTCATATTGAGCGTTGTGCTCCAGATTTTAAAAttagctttgtgtgtgtgtgtgtgtgtgtgtgtgtgtgtgtgtgtgtgtgtgtgtgtgtgtgtgtgtgtgtgtgtgtgtgtgtgtgtgagtgtgtgtgtgtgtgtgtgaggaatggCAGCTGGCTCACTCGGCAGCCTTGCGTTTTTCCCAGGAGCAGCAAATCCTCCTCTGCAGGAGTTACGGCCTCTTTAAACGTGGCAGTAACGCGGGGGCCCCGAGCAACTCTGTACATTTTGAGTGCTGGCCACGTGCACATGAAAATGATTTAGCGGCAACTGCGAGCTCACGGGCGGAACCGAATGCGGGGatggttttgggggtttttttgacGACAAACCGAGTGTTGAGACAAGCAAGCATTTGGTTTTCCGGGTGTGACAGATGGGATCGAGCTCTCCGAGACGATTTATGAGTCGCTAGCAGTggggcaaaaaaacacatcaatctCATAGACAAAGGACTATATTTATAGTTCTGCCTTTACACCTAATAGACACTTAAATTTTGGAGTAACTACAAAGATATGACATTGCATGTTGTCCTTCTATGCACACAAAGGATTGCGATTCAAGTGTAATAGATCCCCTGGTGCAGGCGAGGCACTTTGAGTGCAAACCAAGCCACAGAGTTTGATGAGAGAACATTGCTGTTGATGATAAATCTCCTGTGTCAACGGACTGCAAGTCTACAAACAGCTGAACTCAGAGATAAGATAACTCCGAGCCGCCGTGCACATTCTGAAACCAACTCGTGGCTCTCGTGTAAACAAACCGCACCCCCGCCCGCCCGTACCTGGAAGAGCATGGTGCGGTTCTTGTCCGCGTCAGACGGCTGGACGTGGTTCGGCGCGCTGGCGTGTCTGCGGCGCGCGGGATTCAGGAGGACGCCTTCCCCCGGCTTGTTCTGCAGACTGCCGGCCAGGCTGCTGCAGCGCGCACGGAACTCCTGGGGCTCCTCGAACCCAGAGTCCTCCAGGATGCACTCGGGGAACGCTCCCCGCAGGCTGCTTTGACTGGCACTGCTGGAGAGGCCTTTACCTGTGcatcacacacagatacagtttGGTTTATTACAACTTGTGTCTTTTGTCAACTTTAAGgcattatttatatttgtattatagACGTATGCAAGTGGGTCGGGAGGTGAGGCCAATGCGAAAGTGCCtaaaaacctgtattctctgcaatgaccagcagagggcgactgtaCTGAGAAAATGTCTCTACACTTGATTTACAACtaaagtaaacattttcctgaggagcttCTGGTCtaaatcgctagtttcaagtcttgttcaatacagcatgatgttcattttgaaaattatgGTCCGATTTAGAGTAAATTGACGATAAAGCATGGTATGCAGAAAGctgcgtgattgacagctagttgtgtccaatcggtgcatggttgcaggtgtcaCTGCtcgtccaaatatgg contains the following coding sequences:
- the tbc1d4 gene encoding TBC1 domain family member 4 isoform X2 is translated as MESQGERGNGPPRRDGPRFALTYIGGCPLDRRTTLPMLPWLVAEIRRRGERGDCGPAVQPREVQLVLSPPLVRCVPASSGGSAAVFIFEHTAQRISRFVHNSNDLTYFAYLLRGQPDNPEADMSCHVFKAGDPNQVPEVISSIRQVSKSALKEDTKPKQEAEEAFYNSQKFEVLYCGKVTVGHKKAPSTLVDDCIDKFRQHEVERKRLRLLNGQRGSTDGAPVEFLMGAEGDPLSAALRGSTGDPDVPGVEDVTAGGGKGLSSSASQSSLRGAFPECILEDSGFEEPQEFRARCSSLAGSLQNKPGEGVLLNPARRRHASAPNHVQPSDADKNRTMLFQVGRFEVNLISPDSKTVVLEKNFKDISSCCQGIKQTDHLGFICRDQAESGPRQYVCYVFQCASESLVDEVMLTLKQAFSTAATLQSNKTPIQLCEACPMHDLHKLCERIEGLYPPRAKLAIQKYLSQLTDNEQAEIFERVQRLKPVSDQEENELVILHVRQLCETKQKSHLHIGEAPQNAANSSAAGDGAASSSRFKLDILKNKARTSLTSSLENIFARGASRMRGRLGSMGSIGSFDRDEESPGHSPPGSPPAFPDDDPEGGLQFRRRAHTFSHPPVKKRISFEGQPACQGKHAPLRRQQSVTPELLQSRPVAVSRTRSVSESESSFGLPSSFSAPTFLKSIYQGSLGSLGSLSSLADSGSLKSNGEGRKRTLSGCSSDSVSAGLPPTPRRVSWRQKIFLSVASPMNKPSASMQHPDHRELLPLSPRHLDSSLDPLGRLPLPSTGDPPTGERPNKTAADYRALWKTAIRQQILLLRMEKENQRLEEASRDELHIRKMKLNYQEVGQCSKDEQAFWERKLTAPGRTTVPQDKEEMYRALCQGVPKSRRGEVWLLLSHQHRLRHRLPQRHHAPDTAYHDLLKQLTAQQHAILVDLGRTFPTHQYFSAQLGAGQLSLYNLLKAYSLLDTEVGYCQGISFVAGVLLLHMSEEQAFDMLKFLMYDLGIRRQFRPDMVSLQVQMYQLSRLLHDYHRELYNHFEEHEICPSLYAAPWFLTLFASQFPLNFVSRIFDFVFAQGTEVIFKVALCLLSSHEGEIVECDSFESIVDFLKTTLPTLTQTQMEQTIAKVMEMDISKQLHTYEVEYHVLQDEMIEAGPLPDDSDRLDKLEKTNTQLKKQNMDLLEKLQAARQKIQTLETSVENFLSRESKMKHMIRSLEQERATHQKTIERMRTCLPSDTLTDVEMTQIKTGPNGKAKTAAKKP